DNA from Delphinus delphis chromosome 8, mDelDel1.2, whole genome shotgun sequence:
CCTGAACCCCTTCAGTGGTTCCCCTGGCTCACAAGTCTGGACCCATAACAATCCTTGGGAGGCTCTGCACAGCCCTGTACAcgctcccccccacaccccccaccgCCAACCCATCCTTGCCCTCTTCTAACGCACTGGATGTGTCCTCCTTCTCTGGTGGACCTCCGCACAGAAGCTGGGCATGCTCTCTGGCCCTTCTGGTTCTGCTCGACTCCTCCTTGCGCTCTGCTTGGACatcatctcctccaggaagccctccctgaccaccttcCACTGCCCCCAACACACAGGCGGCCTCAGGGGCTTTCTCAGTGTCCGCAGCCTCCCGGGTCCCTCTGCCACACAATTCACTGGGAGGAAACACAGGTTTGGGGGCTGTTGAGGGACGGGGCTCCCGGGTCATACAGATCCAGGAGTGGCTCAGGCGGCCGCACTTCGCAGATCTAAGGCTTAGGCCAAGTTACTACACAagtccgtgcctcagtttccctatctgtaaagcGAAAATAATCGTTCCTCCCCACACGGCTGccgggaggattaaatgaagacGCCAGGATGAAGGTTTAGCATAGAGTAGGCATGGCTCCCGCGAGGAATCACCACAGGCTACGATTCTCATCACCGTTATCATACACGCCCCGCTGAGACCGAGAGGGTGTCCTCCAGCCCAGGGCGCCGGGTCTGGCAGGAGCAGCAACCTTAAACCACGCCTCGGATGTCCCGCCTCCAAGAGCTCGGGAGTCCCGACTCACTAGTTTCTCGCACCCAACCCGGCGGCGCTCTACACCACTTCAAGCCCCTGCCTGCTCCCCTAGCCAATCGGAGAAAAGACTTTTTCGATCCCGCCTCTTTCGGCTGCGCCACCAGCCAATCAGACCACACCACGAAGAGTCCACGCCCAATGGTAGCATCCCAGGATGTAGGCTCCGCCTCTCGACGGACAGGCCCCTCGGCCCTGGAAGGAGAGGCAGCGATTCAAGGTGGGTGTTCGGGGCTCAGGTGTTAAGGCCCAGCCTGGGCAGCGCGGCATCGGGGTCGAGTGTGCGGCCCCCGTTGGCTCCGCCGGCTCCGCGCCCGGGCTTTATCTCGGCCCGCTCAGAACCCGCGGCCTCTGTGTCCTTGAGCGTGCAGCGGGCGGGAAACCGGCACCGTCAGGGCGCCTATGCACCTCCTGCGCCCGTCGGGTCAGAGGTCATGAGGAAGGGCGGGGAAGGAGCCAGGTTGGGTGCCTGGCACTGAAGTCAGCGGTCAAAAGAAATGGTCCCGCTAGAGGTCACAGGTCACGAGAGGGGCACTTTTGGCCTCGGCtaagtgccaggctctgggctaaACCCTTGGCATCTTCGAGCCTCCTCCATTCTCGTGACCTCCCATTTCACAAGTGAGAAAACCCAAGGTCACTTGGCAGGCTGGGAGACAGTTCCAGAAGGACCTTGATGCTGGGGAGAGGAATTTGATCTTGAGGGTTATTTAAGCCCTTAAAAGTTTCAttaggggagggctgggggtgtaAAGGGAGGGGTCTGGCCTGGGTTCACGTCCTGGTCCCACCCCCTCagtgtgtgactttaggcaagtcacttaacacgACTGAGCTGTGGCTTCTCATCTGTGCCTCCCTCTGAGGTCATCATGTGGACAAAGTGACAGTGCGTGTGacccctagcacagtgcctggcacggtgAGCTCTGAATAAACGCCGGTGGCAGGTGGCAGTGTTAACCTGGGTCAGGTTGGAGGCCGGGAGGGGCTGCACCTGGGAACAGGAAGCCCGTCTGTGCCTCTGACAGGAATGGGGGTGAGCAGGGACAAGCTGACACAGTGGCACTGGGGTCAAGGGTCAAGGCTCCTGCAATGCTAGGGttcccgggggtgggggtggggaaccaTGCCTGTCTGAGACCCACCTATGCCTCACTTCTTGCCCACAGATGCGCTGCCTGACCACGCCCATGCTGCTTCGGGCCCTGGCCCAGGCCGCACGTGCAGGTAGGACCAAGGGAGCCTTTCCTGGGTGTGAGGGGCCCAGCCTCCTAGCATGAGGTCGCATCTGCACAGCGTAACCCCTATCCTTGCAGGGCATCCCAGTGGCCGGAGCCTCCACAGAAGCACAGCGGCAGCCACCTACAGTGAGTCCCGGGGTGCCTCAAGCCTCAGGCTTTCTGATCATCGTcctgccagaggcaggggagaaGGCCTGTGTTCTGGTCCTGGCTTTGCTGGGGGCTCGCcctctcggagcctcagtttccactctGTATAAAGAGGATGGTGATCAAGATTGAATATGATTCTTGGGGGCCGGGTCTGTCATTGCAGGGGGTGGAGGGCCTTCCATGTGGCTACACCGTGTGATCTCAGACCTTCCCCGTGTAGGACAAGGAGGGAGCTGCCAGGtgtgagccctgggagctgtgcctCTTCATCAGGACCCCAGTACCCAAGCCCCTTCCAACCCCCATCAACTCCTGGCTTGGATGGCCACACAGGCACAGGGAGAAGCTGGCGAGGACTGCCCAGGGCCTGAGGCTGGCCTCGAGGGTGCTCACTGAGGCGGAGGAGGTTTGGTGAATGAACAAACCCCTGGGGGGCCCAGCTGTTGCACCTAGGAGGCCAGGCCTCGTCTCCCTGAGCTGGAGTCCTTGGGGAGGGCCTGTGTGAGGCCTGCTGCCACGGCCTCTCCGCCCTCCTTCCCTGCAGAATATGTGAACATGCGGGAGCCCTCAATGGACATGAAGTCGGTGACCGACCGGGCAGCTCAGACCCTGCTGTGGACCGAGCTCATCCGAGGTgggccctggggggaggggggaggccggctGGTCGGGGGCACAGATGTGTTAGGGAGGAGGGCCCCCTCCCACCGTGCCTGTGCCACCCCCAGGCCTGGGCATGACCCTGAGCTACCTGTTCCGAGAGCCAGCCACCATCAACTACCCATTTGAGAAGGGCCCACTGAGCCCGCGCTTCCGCGGCGAGCATGCGCTGCGCCGGTACCCATCCGGGGAGGAGCGCTGCATCGCCTGCAAGCTCTGCGAGGCCGTCTGCCCAGCCCAGGTGAGCCCCTGACCCCAACTGACCGCCCCCCGGCCCCTGCCACTGGGAGAGGGAGGCCACAGCCTGCTTCAGAGAGAGTGAAGCAGGCAGCCCTGGGCCCGAACTCTGGGCGCCCTGCCGGGTGGGTGTCCCCAGAAAGTCCCTTTCCCGATCTGAGCCTCTTCCCCCCGTGAATGGGAGCCGACTCAGAGGCAGTGAGTCAGGGGAGGGAAACTTCCAGCCCTGAGCAGGCCACGTGACACACGTGGGTCCTGCCCTTGGGGGTCTGGTCGGGGGCGTGAAACCCAGGCCTCGAGCCACGAGGCAGCACCTGAGGGTTTCCACTTTTACCCGGATGCAGCAGCCGTTTCAGGAGCACTGCCTGTGTGCCTGCCACAGGACCGGACCCAGGGACACGTGTGCCACAGCCGAGGCCCTCACTGCCCCCGGTTGCTGCTCCTTTGAGCCCCTGGCATCTGGTTCTGTCAAAGGGTCCCACACGGACTATTAGTGCAGAAACAGACAGACACAGCTGGGGCTCTTGGGCTGGCGGATGTGCCCGgcaggagcccagcaggctcAGGGGTCCTCACGGTCCACACAGCGACCCCCTCCCAGCGGCCGCTCCAGGCCACATCTCTGTGACTCCGGATGGCTGCTGTCCACGACCTGCCTCATTTCCTGGACCACTCCCAGGTCCTGCAGGCCACGGGTTGTGGCCTTGCTGTCCCCAGTCTAGCCACCGACCTGGAGCACGTAG
Protein-coding regions in this window:
- the NDUFS8 gene encoding NADH dehydrogenase [ubiquinone] iron-sulfur protein 8, mitochondrial isoform X1, whose protein sequence is MRCLTTPMLLRALAQAARAGHPSGRSLHRSTAAATYKYVNMREPSMDMKSVTDRAAQTLLWTELIRGLGMTLSYLFREPATINYPFEKGPLSPRFRGEHALRRYPSGEERCIACKLCEAVCPAQAITIEAEPRADGSRRTTRYDIDMTKCIYCGFCQEACPVDAIVEGPNFEFSTETHEELLYNKEKLLNNGDKWEAEIAANIQADYLYR